One genomic region from Microcella humidisoli encodes:
- a CDS encoding TetR/AcrR family transcriptional regulator — MSSADGPAAPASARRGARSGPPLTRAQVLAAGVALADREGLGGLSMRHLSAELGVVPMALYKHVADKHDLVAGMIDLVVAGYAAPPPGLEWRDGVRRRVLAARDALLEHPWLRPAIEAATERTPAVLAHMDAVAGELAAGGLSYDLVHHAMHALGHRIWGFSPEAFSSPVPPSASPGPAPSSAEQEAMMTAMAARFPHIAAIAIDTVARHPMGACDEQFEFEFTLDLLLESIARLHATGWASR, encoded by the coding sequence ATGTCAAGCGCAGACGGTCCGGCCGCACCCGCCTCCGCTCGTCGCGGCGCGCGCTCGGGCCCCCCGCTCACGCGCGCCCAGGTGCTCGCCGCGGGCGTGGCGCTCGCCGATCGCGAGGGCCTCGGCGGCCTGAGCATGCGGCACCTCTCGGCCGAGCTCGGCGTCGTGCCCATGGCCCTCTACAAGCACGTCGCCGACAAGCACGACCTCGTGGCCGGCATGATCGACCTCGTCGTCGCGGGCTATGCGGCGCCCCCACCCGGCCTCGAGTGGCGCGACGGCGTGCGCCGGCGTGTGCTGGCGGCGCGGGATGCCCTGCTCGAGCATCCCTGGCTGCGACCGGCGATCGAAGCCGCCACCGAGCGCACCCCGGCAGTGCTCGCGCACATGGACGCCGTGGCGGGTGAGCTCGCGGCCGGCGGGCTCTCGTACGACCTCGTGCACCACGCCATGCACGCCCTCGGTCATCGCATCTGGGGGTTCAGCCCGGAGGCCTTCTCGAGCCCGGTGCCGCCGAGCGCCTCGCCGGGCCCCGCGCCGTCGAGTGCGGAGCAGGAGGCGATGATGACCGCGATGGCCGCGCGCTTCCCGCACATCGCGGCGATCGCGATCGACACCGTCGCCCGTCATCCGATGGGGGCGTGCGACGAGCAGTTCGAGTTCGAGTTCACGCTCGACCTCCTGCTCGAATCCATCGCCCGACTGCACGCCACGGGCTGGGCCTCGCGCTGA
- a CDS encoding single-stranded DNA-binding protein, whose translation MTDLITLTGLVATNPRHIVTSEGLTITSFRLASNQRRFDRTQNAWVDGDTNWYTITCFRQLGTHVATSVEKGQRVIVTGRVRIRDWESGEKSGTTIEIDAEAVGHDLSWGRATFTRSVIAAKSEAPTAEAGTDSFDHGDAGPADERESASADEPQPALARSGASTPF comes from the coding sequence ATGACCGACCTCATCACCCTCACCGGCCTCGTGGCCACGAACCCGCGCCACATCGTCACGAGCGAAGGCCTCACGATCACCTCGTTTCGCCTCGCGTCGAACCAGCGGCGATTCGACCGCACCCAGAACGCGTGGGTCGATGGCGACACCAACTGGTACACGATCACGTGCTTTCGCCAGCTCGGCACGCACGTGGCGACCTCGGTCGAGAAGGGTCAGCGCGTGATCGTGACCGGTCGCGTGCGCATCCGCGATTGGGAGAGCGGCGAGAAGTCGGGCACGACGATCGAGATCGACGCCGAAGCGGTGGGTCACGACCTCTCGTGGGGCCGCGCGACCTTCACCCGCAGCGTGATCGCCGCGAAGAGCGAGGCACCGACCGCGGAGGCGGGAACCGACTCGTTCGACCACGGTGACGCCGGTCCCGCTGACGAGCGCGAGTCGGCGTCGGCCGACGAGCCGCAGCCGGCGCTCGCCAGGAGCGGAGCATCCACCCCGTTCTGA
- a CDS encoding response regulator, producing the protein MTEPDTRQLRVVIADDDAFTLSLVSGGLEAKGFAVTAATSVAQALEAVRAVDPHAVVSDLNFGTVETGSELLQQVAEEFPWVGLVVLTSHRSPELAVSNPEKIPAGAVYLVKSQLGRIDDLADAVHRAISGQANDDTLPDDERPDDGVPTVTAAQADVLRMLAEGASTRALAEARGTTVRAVETMLNRLFVALGLDTGENANPRVAAVTMWQRGGIRVR; encoded by the coding sequence GTGACCGAGCCGGACACCCGCCAACTGCGTGTCGTGATCGCCGACGACGACGCCTTCACCCTCTCGCTCGTCAGTGGCGGGCTGGAGGCGAAGGGCTTCGCCGTGACCGCCGCGACCTCGGTCGCGCAGGCGCTCGAGGCGGTGCGCGCGGTCGATCCGCACGCCGTCGTGAGCGACCTGAACTTCGGCACGGTCGAAACGGGGTCTGAGCTGCTGCAGCAGGTCGCCGAGGAGTTCCCCTGGGTGGGACTCGTGGTGCTCACGTCGCACCGCTCCCCCGAGCTGGCGGTGTCGAACCCGGAGAAGATCCCGGCCGGGGCCGTGTACCTCGTGAAGTCGCAGCTGGGGCGCATCGACGACCTCGCCGACGCGGTTCACCGGGCGATCTCCGGGCAGGCGAATGACGACACCCTCCCCGATGACGAGCGACCCGATGACGGCGTTCCGACCGTGACGGCGGCGCAGGCCGACGTGCTGCGCATGCTCGCGGAGGGCGCTTCGACCCGCGCGCTCGCCGAAGCCCGCGGCACGACGGTGCGCGCGGTGGAGACGATGCTGAACCGCCTCTTCGTGGCGCTCGGACTCGACACGGGGGAGAACGCGAACCCCCGCGTCGCAGCCGTGACGATGTGGCAGCGCGGGGGGATTCGCGTTCGATAG
- a CDS encoding PAS domain-containing protein, protein MIPDPVASRLDEIVRALRITLRESPDAAFVLDLEGLVLMANRTLCASLGLEERELLGRRYELAARSTDPERIVAHFQAALSGSPSRYRGSGTRSNGEPFVAEITLLPIRVDGVVLAVLGTAVDLTEADRHDVEIRRGEELVRLAGRIAQFGGWSIDAETRKVVLSEGARRMLGLADDDHDLTADAWALHPDESREGVSDLLERCLSDGEPFDLETVMVTAAGERLTVRTLGEADVLDDGTIVGAHGAIWNVSDTAAARERERELESRLSATLTSISDGVYFLDSEDRLSYANPRARELLRFDEEQLRSMPLWELFPDAVDAGYRDAFDRARASGERVTHRAYYEPFDRWFETTAYPADGGLAVYVRDVTDDERSRETVRRTQKQLAQQAALLDRASDAMLVRELDGTVTYWNAAAAALYGWTAEEAVGRSAFELIGVEAEARTAALEELMRNGTFAGELEQHTRDGRTVIVDCRWQLLYDDNGEPQSIFAVNTDITEYRREQDARSRAQRLESLGTLAGGIAHDLNNMLTPVLMSVQLLELDEQDPFRRELLSTMETSVKRGAEMIKQVLSFARGVDGQRIAVDIDALLDELVAFARDVLPKSVTVEIERAAELPATIGDPTQLLQVLVNLVTNAKDAMNGAGRLRISACTLEVDDDYISVSHAPARGRYITIAVEDDGHGMAPAVIEKIFEPFYTTKMQGKGTGLGLATSLAIVRSHGGFMQVYSEPDRGTRFIVGLPESRVETDETEIAPAGGATIPRGQNELVLVVDDEESIRRVTTRTLESHGYRTIAAADGRAAIDLVENGGEPVDLVLTDMMMPVMDGAATSAYLEEHHPGIPIIASSGLTSGSSESRAVGMGIARFLAKPYTTGQLLRAVHDTLREYRSNDEETE, encoded by the coding sequence GTGATTCCCGACCCGGTCGCGTCGCGGCTCGATGAGATCGTGCGAGCGCTGCGCATCACCCTGCGGGAGAGCCCCGACGCGGCCTTCGTGCTCGATCTCGAGGGTCTGGTTCTGATGGCGAATCGCACCCTGTGCGCGTCCCTGGGCCTCGAGGAGCGCGAGCTCCTCGGTCGGAGGTATGAGCTCGCAGCGCGGTCGACCGACCCTGAACGGATCGTGGCGCACTTCCAGGCGGCGCTGAGCGGCTCACCGTCCCGGTACCGCGGATCGGGAACGCGCTCGAACGGTGAGCCCTTCGTCGCGGAGATCACCCTGCTGCCGATCCGGGTCGACGGCGTCGTCCTCGCTGTGCTCGGCACCGCCGTCGACCTCACCGAGGCCGACCGGCACGATGTCGAAATCCGGCGCGGGGAGGAGCTCGTCCGCCTCGCCGGGCGGATCGCCCAGTTCGGCGGCTGGTCGATCGACGCCGAGACCCGGAAGGTCGTCCTGTCGGAGGGAGCGCGCCGCATGCTCGGTCTTGCCGACGACGATCACGACCTCACTGCTGACGCCTGGGCCCTGCACCCGGATGAGTCGCGCGAGGGCGTCAGCGATCTGCTCGAACGCTGCCTGAGCGACGGCGAGCCGTTCGACCTCGAGACGGTCATGGTGACGGCCGCCGGCGAGCGGCTGACCGTGCGCACGCTCGGCGAGGCCGACGTGCTGGACGACGGAACGATCGTCGGAGCCCACGGCGCCATCTGGAACGTGTCGGACACGGCGGCTGCGCGAGAGCGGGAGCGGGAGCTCGAGTCGCGCTTGAGCGCCACGCTCACGTCGATCTCTGACGGGGTCTACTTCCTCGACAGCGAGGACCGGCTCTCGTACGCGAACCCGCGGGCGCGCGAGCTGCTGCGGTTCGACGAGGAGCAATTGCGCAGCATGCCCCTCTGGGAGCTCTTCCCGGACGCGGTGGACGCCGGCTATCGCGACGCCTTCGACCGTGCTCGCGCCTCGGGTGAACGGGTGACGCATCGCGCCTACTACGAACCGTTCGATCGATGGTTCGAGACCACGGCGTATCCGGCCGATGGCGGCCTCGCCGTCTACGTGCGCGACGTGACCGACGACGAGCGCTCGCGCGAGACCGTGCGACGCACGCAGAAGCAGCTCGCGCAGCAGGCGGCGCTGCTCGATCGGGCGAGCGACGCGATGCTCGTGCGAGAGCTCGATGGAACAGTGACCTACTGGAACGCCGCGGCCGCCGCTCTCTATGGCTGGACGGCCGAGGAGGCCGTCGGGCGCAGCGCGTTCGAGCTCATCGGGGTCGAGGCCGAGGCCCGCACGGCGGCGCTCGAGGAGCTGATGCGCAACGGCACCTTTGCCGGAGAGCTCGAGCAGCACACTCGCGATGGTCGGACGGTGATCGTCGACTGCCGCTGGCAGCTGCTCTACGACGACAACGGCGAACCGCAGTCGATCTTCGCCGTCAACACCGACATCACCGAGTATCGACGCGAGCAGGATGCCCGGAGCCGGGCGCAGCGGCTCGAGAGCCTCGGCACCCTCGCGGGCGGCATCGCCCACGACCTCAACAACATGCTGACTCCGGTGCTGATGTCGGTGCAGCTGCTCGAGCTCGACGAGCAGGACCCGTTCCGCCGTGAACTGCTGTCGACCATGGAGACCTCGGTCAAGCGAGGTGCCGAGATGATCAAGCAAGTGCTGTCGTTCGCTCGAGGCGTCGATGGTCAGCGGATCGCGGTGGACATCGATGCGCTCCTCGACGAACTCGTGGCCTTCGCCCGTGACGTGCTGCCGAAGTCGGTGACAGTGGAGATCGAGCGCGCGGCCGAGCTGCCGGCGACGATCGGCGACCCGACCCAGCTTCTGCAGGTTCTCGTCAACCTCGTCACGAATGCGAAAGACGCGATGAACGGCGCGGGACGACTGCGCATCTCGGCCTGCACCCTCGAGGTCGACGACGACTACATCTCGGTCAGTCACGCCCCGGCTCGCGGCCGCTACATCACGATCGCTGTCGAGGACGACGGGCACGGCATGGCCCCCGCGGTCATCGAGAAGATCTTCGAGCCGTTCTACACGACCAAGATGCAGGGCAAGGGCACGGGTCTCGGTCTGGCGACATCGCTCGCGATCGTGCGCAGCCACGGTGGCTTCATGCAGGTCTACAGCGAACCGGATCGAGGCACTCGATTCATCGTCGGCCTCCCCGAGTCGCGCGTCGAGACCGATGAGACCGAGATCGCGCCGGCCGGTGGCGCCACGATTCCCCGCGGGCAGAACGAGCTGGTGCTCGTCGTCGACGATGAGGAGTCAATCCGCCGGGTGACGACCCGCACCCTCGAATCACACGGCTACCGCACGATCGCCGCGGCCGACGGTCGAGCGGCCATCGATCTCGTCGAGAACGGCGGGGAGCCGGTGGATCTGGTGCTCACCGACATGATGATGCCGGTGATGGACGGCGCCGCGACGAGCGCGTACCTCGAAGAGCATCACCCGGGCATCCCGATCATCGCATCGAGCGGACTCACCTCGGGAAGCAGCGAGTCGCGCGCCGTGGGCATGGGGATCGCCCGGTTCCTCGCGAAGCCGTACACGACAGGCCAGCTGCTGCGGGCCGTTCACGATACCCTCCGCGAATACCGATCGAACGACGAGGAGACCGAGTGA
- a CDS encoding response regulator: MTTPEGSPASVLIADDDSLVRAVLRMALSRAGYVVFEAQDAVEVIAAAAEHAPDLVVLDINMPGGTVRDTLGSMREREPELPVLVLSGELRPPDDLTGPASDFARKPIDLDDFLDRVRRLLENPGGAP; this comes from the coding sequence ATGACCACGCCCGAAGGGTCGCCGGCATCAGTGCTGATCGCCGATGACGACTCTCTCGTGCGCGCCGTCCTGCGCATGGCGCTCTCCCGCGCCGGCTACGTCGTGTTCGAGGCGCAGGATGCCGTCGAGGTCATCGCCGCGGCCGCCGAGCATGCTCCCGACCTCGTTGTGCTCGACATCAACATGCCCGGTGGAACGGTGCGCGACACCCTGGGATCGATGCGGGAGCGCGAACCCGAGCTTCCCGTGCTCGTCCTCAGTGGTGAACTGCGTCCCCCTGACGATCTGACCGGTCCGGCGAGCGACTTCGCTCGGAAGCCCATCGACCTCGATGACTTCCTCGATCGCGTGCGCCGTCTTCTCGAGAATCCGGGCGGCGCGCCGTGA
- a CDS encoding DUF6993 domain-containing protein: MTRASFGPRRRAVAAATGAVIAAVLLAGCAPQDVQPIPTATPVDTAEPTPTPTPDPELVEGGTAGQNRPFFEFVLRTLLDETPQPSTQALVATLVTAGFDRAAMQATADTTPTGARADSILVSVRIGDQCLVGQTANGGLVTELTDVLGSGACLVGRTASLD, translated from the coding sequence GTGACTCGGGCATCCTTCGGCCCCCGGCGACGCGCGGTTGCGGCCGCGACCGGCGCGGTCATCGCCGCCGTGCTGCTGGCCGGATGCGCGCCCCAAGACGTGCAGCCGATTCCCACGGCGACGCCCGTCGACACCGCGGAGCCGACTCCCACGCCGACGCCCGATCCGGAGCTCGTCGAGGGCGGCACGGCCGGCCAGAACCGGCCGTTCTTCGAGTTCGTGCTGCGCACGCTGCTCGACGAGACCCCGCAGCCCTCGACGCAGGCGCTCGTCGCGACCCTCGTGACGGCCGGCTTCGATCGGGCGGCGATGCAGGCGACGGCGGACACGACGCCGACGGGCGCGCGCGCCGACTCGATCCTGGTGTCGGTGCGCATCGGCGATCAGTGCCTCGTCGGCCAGACCGCGAACGGCGGCCTCGTCACCGAGCTGACCGACGTGCTCGGCTCGGGCGCGTGCCTGGTGGGCCGCACCGCCTCTCTAGACTGA
- the ettA gene encoding energy-dependent translational throttle protein EttA produces MAEFIYTMVRARKAVGDKLILDDVTMSFFPGAKIGMVGPNGAGKSTIIKIMAGLDTPSNGEARLSPGYTVGILMQEPELDETKTVLENVQDGVRELADKLHRFNEISLAMADPDADFDALLAEMGTLQEELDAQNGWDLDSQLEQAMDALRCPPGDEMVTHLSGGEKRRVALCKLLLEKPDLLLLDEPTNHLDAESVLWLEQHLQKYPGAVIAITHDRYFLDHVAEWIAEVDRGRLYPYEGNYSTYLEKKAARLEVQGKKDAKLAKRLESELEWVRSNAKGRQAKSKARLARYEEMASEAEKTRKLDFEEIVIPVGPRLGSQVIEATKLKKGFGDRVLIDGLSFTLPRNGIVGIIGPNGVGKTTLFKTIVGLEELDGGTLKIGETVDISYVDQSRGGIDPNKTLWEVVSDGLDYIQVGKTEIPSRAYVSQFGFKGPDQQKKAGVLSGGERNRLNLALTLKQGGNLLLLDEPTNDLDVETLGSLENALLEYPGCAVVITHDRWFLDRIATHILAYEGTEANPSYWHWFEGNFEAYEANKIERLGPEAAKPHRSAYRKLTRD; encoded by the coding sequence ATGGCAGAGTTCATCTACACCATGGTCCGCGCCCGCAAGGCGGTCGGCGACAAGCTCATCCTCGATGACGTCACGATGTCGTTCTTCCCGGGCGCGAAGATCGGCATGGTCGGCCCGAACGGTGCCGGAAAGTCGACGATCATCAAGATCATGGCGGGCCTCGACACGCCCTCGAACGGTGAGGCGCGGCTGAGCCCCGGCTACACCGTCGGCATCCTCATGCAGGAGCCCGAGCTCGACGAGACGAAGACCGTGCTCGAGAACGTGCAGGACGGCGTGCGCGAGCTCGCCGACAAGCTGCACCGCTTCAACGAGATCTCGCTGGCCATGGCCGACCCCGACGCCGACTTCGACGCGCTGCTGGCCGAGATGGGCACGCTGCAGGAAGAACTCGACGCGCAGAACGGCTGGGATCTCGATTCGCAGCTGGAGCAGGCGATGGATGCCCTGCGGTGCCCGCCCGGAGACGAGATGGTGACCCACCTCTCGGGCGGTGAGAAGCGCCGCGTCGCGCTCTGCAAGCTGCTGCTCGAGAAGCCCGACCTGCTGCTGCTCGACGAGCCCACCAACCACCTCGACGCCGAGAGCGTGCTGTGGCTCGAGCAGCACCTGCAGAAGTACCCCGGCGCCGTCATCGCCATCACGCACGACCGGTACTTCCTCGACCACGTCGCCGAGTGGATCGCCGAGGTCGACCGCGGCCGTCTCTACCCCTACGAGGGCAACTACTCGACCTACCTCGAGAAGAAGGCCGCCCGTCTCGAGGTGCAGGGCAAGAAGGACGCCAAGCTCGCCAAGCGCCTCGAGAGCGAGCTCGAGTGGGTGCGCTCGAACGCCAAGGGCCGCCAGGCCAAGTCGAAGGCCCGTCTCGCGCGCTACGAGGAGATGGCCTCGGAAGCGGAGAAGACGCGCAAGCTCGACTTCGAGGAGATCGTCATCCCGGTCGGCCCGCGCCTGGGTTCGCAGGTGATCGAGGCGACGAAGCTGAAGAAGGGCTTCGGCGACCGCGTGCTCATCGACGGCCTGTCGTTCACGTTGCCCCGCAACGGCATCGTGGGCATCATCGGCCCCAACGGCGTCGGCAAGACCACGCTGTTCAAGACGATCGTGGGGCTCGAAGAGCTCGATGGCGGCACGCTCAAGATCGGCGAGACGGTCGACATCTCGTACGTCGACCAGAGCCGCGGGGGCATCGATCCGAACAAGACGCTGTGGGAGGTCGTGAGCGACGGCCTCGACTACATCCAGGTCGGCAAGACCGAGATTCCGTCGCGGGCATACGTCTCGCAGTTCGGCTTCAAGGGCCCCGACCAGCAGAAGAAGGCCGGCGTGCTCTCGGGTGGTGAGCGCAACCGCCTCAACCTCGCGCTGACCCTCAAGCAGGGCGGCAACCTGCTGCTGCTCGACGAGCCGACGAACGACCTCGATGTCGAGACGCTCGGCAGCCTCGAGAACGCGCTGCTCGAGTACCCCGGCTGCGCCGTGGTCATCACGCACGACCGGTGGTTCCTCGACCGTATCGCCACGCACATCCTGGCGTACGAGGGCACCGAGGCGAACCCCTCGTACTGGCACTGGTTCGAGGGCAACTTCGAGGCCTACGAGGCGAACAAGATCGAGCGACTCGGCCCGGAGGCGGCGAAGCCGCACCGCTCGGCGTACCGCAAGCTCACGCGCGACTGA
- a CDS encoding acyl-CoA thioesterase — translation MTRLHVAIPLRWSDLDAYAHVNNARMFTLLEEARIAAFWGGGTNGAPTAVLSTGPGADSITLIAGQQIEYRAQIPFHREPLDVELWIGKLGGASLQVCYEVYSPAGHDPRTLYVRAATTIVLADRESGAPRRISDEERAVWLPFIDEPLEFRQQ, via the coding sequence ATGACTCGACTGCACGTCGCGATCCCGCTGCGCTGGAGCGACCTCGACGCCTACGCGCACGTCAACAACGCGCGCATGTTCACGCTGCTCGAGGAGGCCCGTATCGCGGCCTTCTGGGGCGGCGGCACGAACGGCGCCCCGACCGCGGTGCTGTCGACGGGGCCGGGCGCCGACTCGATCACCTTGATCGCCGGCCAGCAGATCGAGTACCGCGCGCAGATCCCGTTCCACCGCGAGCCGCTCGACGTCGAGCTGTGGATCGGCAAGCTCGGCGGTGCGAGCCTGCAGGTCTGCTACGAGGTCTACAGCCCCGCCGGGCACGACCCGCGCACGCTGTACGTGCGCGCCGCCACGACGATCGTGCTGGCCGATCGCGAGTCGGGTGCTCCGCGGCGGATCAGCGATGAGGAGCGTGCAGTGTGGCTGCCGTTCATCGATGAACCGCTGGAATTCCGGCAGCAGTAG
- a CDS encoding glycoside hydrolase family 16 protein — translation MRLAPDLPAERLDRSGYELVVDEHFAGPTLDTARWLPHYLPQWSTPDRSAARYALGPEGLTLRIDHDQPAWSPEYDGELRVSNLQTGGRSGPVGSGSGQHPFREALVVRTAQPERRLWLPHHGLIEVRLRASPHPRALTALWLIGFEHEPEQSGELCLVEIFGRDIHPDGSARVGLGIHPFGDPALRDDFVQVPLAGDALDWHTYSVEWMPGSARFFIDDVLVAEADQSPAYPLQLMLNLYELPDGRPRDPAEYPLEAGVQWVRESRLR, via the coding sequence GTGCGCCTCGCCCCCGACCTCCCCGCCGAGCGGCTCGACCGCTCCGGCTACGAGCTGGTTGTCGACGAACACTTCGCCGGACCAACCCTCGACACCGCGCGCTGGCTCCCCCACTACCTGCCCCAGTGGAGCACCCCCGATCGCTCGGCCGCGCGGTACGCGCTCGGCCCCGAAGGGCTCACGCTGCGCATCGACCACGACCAGCCCGCGTGGAGCCCGGAGTACGACGGCGAGCTGCGCGTGTCGAACCTGCAGACCGGCGGTCGATCGGGGCCGGTGGGCAGCGGCAGCGGTCAGCATCCGTTTCGCGAGGCGCTCGTCGTGCGCACCGCGCAGCCCGAACGCCGACTGTGGCTGCCGCACCACGGGCTCATCGAGGTGCGCCTGCGGGCGTCGCCGCACCCGCGGGCGCTCACGGCGCTGTGGCTCATCGGGTTCGAGCACGAGCCCGAGCAGTCGGGCGAGCTGTGCCTCGTCGAGATCTTCGGCCGCGACATCCACCCCGACGGCTCAGCGCGCGTCGGGCTGGGCATTCACCCCTTCGGCGACCCCGCACTGCGTGACGACTTCGTGCAGGTGCCTCTCGCGGGCGACGCGCTCGACTGGCACACGTACTCCGTCGAATGGATGCCCGGCTCCGCCCGGTTCTTCATCGACGACGTGCTCGTGGCCGAAGCCGACCAGTCGCCCGCCTACCCGCTGCAGCTCATGCTCAACCTCTACGAGCTGCCCGACGGCCGCCCGCGCGATCCGGCGGAGTACCCGCTCGAGGCGGGGGTGCAGTGGGTGCGCGAGTCGCGCCTGCGCTGA
- a CDS encoding acyl-CoA thioesterase, with translation MLAALTLTDTEARTREDIFTAPSLWTPQRRVFGGQVAAQAVLAAMRTVDADRFIHSMHGYFLRPGDDEQPITFSVDRIHDGRSFSTRRTQAYQNGQPILSMIASFQDVDPGLEHQTTMPAGIPDPDELPSAREILGPIDHPVAQYWAHSRPFDLRHVEDPIYFAPGPEAVAHQAVWFRTTAPLPDDENLHRAALAYASDYTILEPILRRHGATWATPGLKMASLDHAMWWHRFARVDDWLLYVQESPTAQGGRGLSQGRIFTRDGMLVASVAQEGMVRIPEA, from the coding sequence ATGCTGGCCGCCTTGACGCTCACCGACACCGAAGCGCGCACGCGGGAAGACATCTTCACCGCGCCCAGCCTGTGGACCCCGCAGCGCCGCGTCTTCGGCGGCCAGGTCGCCGCGCAGGCGGTGCTCGCGGCGATGCGCACGGTCGACGCCGACCGTTTTATCCACTCGATGCACGGGTACTTCCTGCGGCCCGGCGACGACGAGCAGCCCATCACCTTCTCGGTCGACCGCATCCACGACGGCCGCTCGTTCTCGACGCGCCGCACGCAGGCGTACCAGAACGGCCAGCCGATCCTCTCGATGATCGCGAGCTTCCAAGACGTCGACCCCGGGCTCGAGCACCAGACGACGATGCCCGCCGGCATCCCCGACCCCGACGAGCTGCCGAGCGCGCGCGAGATCCTCGGCCCCATCGACCACCCCGTCGCGCAGTACTGGGCGCACAGCCGACCGTTCGACCTGCGGCACGTCGAAGACCCGATCTACTTCGCGCCCGGCCCCGAGGCGGTCGCGCACCAGGCGGTGTGGTTCCGCACGACGGCGCCGCTGCCCGACGACGAGAACCTGCACCGCGCCGCGCTCGCCTACGCGAGCGACTACACGATCCTCGAACCCATCCTGCGGCGGCACGGTGCCACGTGGGCGACGCCCGGTCTCAAGATGGCGAGCCTCGACCACGCCATGTGGTGGCACCGCTTCGCGCGCGTCGACGACTGGCTGCTCTACGTGCAGGAGTCCCCGACCGCGCAAGGCGGCCGAGGCCTCTCGCAGGGGCGCATCTTCACGCGCGACGGCATGCTCGTCGCGAGTGTCGCGCAAGAGGGCATGGTGCGCATTCCCGAGGCGTGA